The Flavobacterium psychrophilum genome includes a region encoding these proteins:
- a CDS encoding gliding motility protein encodes MGAGTVGVPGAASPANTALPGQTGNFKRAEEKATKAIQKHSMNIAGSEKNPQIDEAHLLLGKARYYENRFVPALEAFNYILLKYPGSDKIDQAKIWREKTNIQLENEGIAIRNLKELIEKKRDAMDEQTFADANAILAEGYLRTQANDSAITVLRNAAQFSRINDEKARYHFILGQLYSKEKMPDSAYTEYQRVIDMKRKSPRRYVIQAHAMQAGQFDHTKGDTLVFMEKYRKLLKDRENRPYLDIINHQVGLFYDKQNDDTKAVTYYNKSLRANSQDKYLIASNYRNIAEIKFKEAKYPVAGNYYDSTMVSLDNRSREFRAIKKKRDNLADVIKYEAIAQVNDSILHVASLDERGRKSYYQGYIAELKRKEEIERIRLEKEAIRQENLASASSGGGSTFAESSPFARSAAKSAAANDQASASGFTGAPGGKFYFYTPATVSYGQQEFKKRWGNRVLSDNWRWSSEQKNSPGATTDEEIVADSGTGNSKDVKLEPKYDPDFYISQLPTSTVVLDSLAKERNFAYYQLGSIYKEKFKEYKLAADKLETLLKNNPEERLVLPSKYNLYKIYQIIDPAKAENYKQQILSQYPESRYAEIIKNPTSDAAKNLSPEAAYATLFKKYNEGKAREVYAEVDEYIDNYTGEEIVSKFELLKVNVAARLLGLEEYKKGLNFVALNYPNSEEGKKAEVMLKSDIPNLEKLTLGQPTASWKIVFKFDNPNDPRIKPLSDKILKFIKEGLNNNITLSNDVYTLNENMLVIHGLISKLAAEDAVSVLKDYKTYKVAETPVIISTEDYKVVQIKKNFTEFLAIE; translated from the coding sequence ATGGGTGCCGGAACGGTAGGAGTGCCAGGTGCAGCATCTCCAGCGAATACAGCATTGCCCGGGCAAACAGGAAATTTTAAAAGAGCGGAAGAAAAAGCGACAAAGGCGATACAAAAACATTCTATGAATATAGCGGGCAGTGAAAAGAACCCGCAAATAGATGAAGCACACCTTTTATTAGGAAAAGCAAGGTACTATGAAAACCGTTTTGTACCGGCGTTAGAAGCTTTCAATTATATTCTTTTAAAATATCCCGGCAGTGATAAAATAGACCAGGCTAAAATTTGGCGTGAAAAAACAAATATCCAGCTTGAAAACGAAGGTATTGCTATAAGAAACTTGAAAGAGCTTATAGAGAAAAAAAGAGATGCGATGGATGAGCAGACTTTTGCCGATGCCAATGCCATACTTGCCGAAGGATATCTGAGAACTCAGGCTAACGACAGTGCTATAACTGTACTTAGAAATGCGGCTCAATTTTCACGAATTAACGACGAGAAAGCAAGATATCATTTTATACTGGGTCAGCTGTATAGTAAAGAAAAAATGCCGGATAGTGCATATACAGAATACCAAAGGGTGATTGATATGAAGAGAAAATCACCAAGGCGTTATGTAATACAGGCACATGCTATGCAGGCAGGACAATTTGACCATACAAAAGGCGACACCCTTGTGTTTATGGAAAAATACAGGAAGTTGCTTAAAGATAGGGAGAACAGGCCGTATCTTGATATCATAAACCATCAGGTAGGGTTATTTTATGATAAGCAAAACGACGATACCAAAGCAGTAACATATTACAATAAATCGCTTAGGGCTAATTCTCAGGATAAATATCTAATAGCTTCTAACTACAGGAATATCGCCGAAATTAAATTTAAAGAAGCAAAATATCCTGTCGCAGGTAATTACTACGATAGCACTATGGTTTCGCTTGACAACAGGTCGAGAGAATTCAGGGCTATTAAAAAGAAAAGGGACAACCTTGCAGATGTAATAAAATATGAAGCAATAGCTCAGGTTAACGATAGTATACTGCATGTAGCATCTTTAGATGAGCGAGGCAGAAAATCATATTACCAGGGTTATATTGCGGAGCTTAAAAGGAAAGAAGAGATTGAAAGAATCCGACTTGAAAAAGAGGCAATAAGACAAGAAAACCTTGCATCTGCTTCTTCGGGTGGTGGATCTACTTTTGCTGAAAGTTCTCCTTTTGCAAGAAGCGCAGCAAAAAGTGCAGCGGCAAACGATCAGGCTTCGGCTTCCGGTTTTACAGGAGCACCGGGAGGTAAATTTTATTTCTACACGCCGGCAACTGTTTCTTACGGTCAGCAGGAATTTAAAAAGCGCTGGGGTAACAGGGTACTTAGCGATAACTGGAGATGGTCTTCAGAACAGAAAAATAGTCCGGGAGCTACTACCGATGAAGAGATTGTAGCTGACAGCGGAACAGGTAACAGTAAAGATGTTAAGTTAGAGCCTAAATACGATCCTGATTTTTATATATCGCAATTACCAACATCTACGGTTGTTTTAGACAGCCTTGCGAAAGAACGTAACTTTGCGTACTATCAGTTAGGTTCTATATATAAGGAGAAATTTAAAGAATATAAACTTGCGGCAGATAAGCTGGAGACGTTACTTAAAAACAATCCTGAAGAAAGGCTTGTGCTTCCGTCAAAATATAACCTTTATAAAATATATCAGATTATAGATCCGGCGAAAGCCGAAAACTACAAGCAGCAGATATTGTCGCAATATCCTGAAAGCCGCTATGCGGAAATCATCAAGAATCCAACATCTGATGCAGCTAAAAATTTATCTCCCGAAGCAGCTTATGCTACATTGTTTAAAAAATACAATGAAGGCAAAGCGCGTGAGGTATATGCAGAGGTTGATGAATATATAGACAACTATACAGGAGAAGAAATCGTTTCTAAATTCGAATTGCTTAAGGTTAATGTTGCAGCAAGGCTTTTAGGTCTGGAAGAATACAAAAAAGGTTTAAACTTTGTGGCACTTAATTACCCTAATAGTGAAGAGGGCAAGAAAGCTGAAGTTATGCTTAAGTCGGATATTCCGAATCTTGAAAAACTGACATTGGGTCAGCCAACAGCAAGCTGGAAAATTGTATTTAAGTTTGATAACCCTAACGATCCAAGGATAAAACCACTTTCGGACAAAATATTGAAATTTATAAAAGAAGGGCTTAATAACAACATAACGCTTTCTAACGACGTGTATACGTTAAATGAAAACATGCTGGTTATTCACGGCCTTATAAGCAAGCTTGCTGCCGAAGATGCAGTATCTGTGCTTAAAGATTATAAAACATATAAAGTGGCTGAA
- a CDS encoding ATP-binding protein, with protein sequence MIQINNLRKTYNGVTVLNIGNLEIQQGESFGLVGNNGAGKTTLFSLLLDLIEPTTGSVKSKNIQVNESEAWKPFTAAFLDETFLIGYLTPEEYFYFIGELRGQNKADVDALLKKHEDFFNGEILNKKKYLRDLSKGNQKKVGIIATLIGNPEVIILDEPFANLDPTTQFRLKKIIKELADDKNVTVLVSSHDLAHTTEVSDRIVAMHKGEIVKDIKTSEQTLKELEEFFAV encoded by the coding sequence ATGATACAAATAAACAATCTTAGAAAAACATATAACGGGGTAACCGTACTTAATATAGGAAATTTAGAAATTCAGCAGGGTGAGAGTTTTGGCCTTGTGGGTAATAACGGGGCAGGAAAGACTACGCTGTTTAGCCTATTGCTGGATCTTATTGAGCCTACAACAGGTTCGGTGAAATCTAAAAACATACAGGTAAACGAAAGTGAAGCATGGAAACCGTTTACGGCAGCATTTCTTGATGAAACCTTTTTAATTGGATACCTTACGCCTGAAGAGTATTTTTATTTTATAGGCGAATTGCGTGGACAAAATAAAGCCGACGTAGATGCGTTACTTAAAAAGCATGAAGACTTTTTTAACGGAGAGATACTTAATAAGAAAAAGTACCTGCGTGACCTTAGTAAAGGTAACCAGAAGAAGGTAGGTATTATAGCTACTCTTATTGGTAATCCTGAGGTGATTATTCTGGATGAGCCTTTTGCAAATCTTGACCCTACAACGCAGTTTAGGCTAAAAAAAATAATTAAGGAATTGGCAGATGATAAAAATGTAACGGTATTGGTGTCCAGCCATGACCTGGCACACACTACAGAGGTTAGCGACCGTATTGTAGCCATGCACAAAGGTGAAATTGTAAAAGACATAAAAACATCTGAACAAACGCTGAAAGAACTAGAAGAATTTTTTGCGGTTTAG
- a CDS encoding PadR family transcriptional regulator, translating to MMKNSQLYKGSLNTIIMKLLEENGRMYGYEITQKVKGITAGELNITEGALYPALHKLEADGFLDVEVEKVDNRLRKYYKLTESGEKETVNRLAELEEFIRNMQNLVNPSPKPDLQF from the coding sequence ATAATGAAGAACTCACAATTATATAAAGGGAGCCTTAATACCATAATAATGAAGCTTTTGGAAGAAAACGGAAGGATGTATGGTTATGAGATCACCCAAAAAGTAAAAGGAATAACCGCCGGAGAACTTAACATTACAGAGGGCGCGCTGTATCCGGCACTGCACAAACTGGAAGCCGACGGCTTTCTGGATGTTGAAGTAGAAAAAGTAGACAACAGGCTGCGTAAATACTATAAACTTACCGAAAGCGGTGAGAAAGAAACCGTAAACCGTCTTGCCGAACTGGAAGAGTTTATACGTAACATGCAAAACTTAGTGAACCCATCGCCTAAACCCGACCTGCAATTTTAA
- a CDS encoding flavodoxin reductase, which translates to MSTFHPLKIKDVRRETPQAVSIAFDIPENLREDYNFVAGQYINIKTNFEGQDIRKAYSICSAPGSNELRVAIKAVKNGGFSVFANEKLSIGDTMEVGTPEGKFTFEPKPDRQRNYAAFSAGSGITPVLSIIQSVLQGEPESTFVLVYGNKTPEDTIFHQFLHDLQQEYVGRFFVHFVYSQAKADEALFGRIEKAAVNFVIKNKHKEKEFEKFYLCGPEQMILTVNEVLRENNIPEKNIKFELFSTPIAEKKIEENLDGQTKITVLVDDEEVTFVMSQQMTILDAALKQGVDAPYSCQGGICSSCMAKVSKGTAEMKKNAILTDGEIAEGLILTCQAHPTSAEIFVDFDDV; encoded by the coding sequence ATGTCAACATTTCATCCACTTAAAATAAAAGATGTCAGGAGAGAGACCCCTCAGGCTGTTTCTATTGCTTTTGACATTCCGGAAAACCTTCGCGAAGACTACAATTTCGTTGCAGGCCAGTACATTAATATAAAAACAAACTTTGAAGGACAGGATATCCGCAAGGCATACTCTATATGTTCTGCACCGGGCAGCAACGAGCTACGTGTAGCTATTAAAGCTGTAAAAAACGGGGGCTTCTCTGTTTTTGCTAACGAAAAGCTTTCTATAGGCGATACTATGGAAGTGGGCACACCCGAAGGTAAATTTACTTTTGAGCCTAAACCGGACCGTCAGCGCAATTACGCAGCCTTTTCTGCAGGTAGTGGTATAACACCCGTGCTATCTATTATACAGTCTGTCCTACAGGGTGAGCCGGAAAGTACTTTTGTGCTTGTATATGGTAATAAAACGCCCGAAGACACTATATTTCACCAATTTCTTCACGACTTACAACAAGAATATGTAGGCCGTTTCTTTGTACATTTTGTTTACAGCCAGGCAAAAGCTGATGAAGCTTTGTTTGGACGAATTGAAAAAGCTGCTGTAAACTTTGTAATTAAGAACAAACACAAGGAGAAAGAATTCGAGAAATTCTACCTGTGCGGGCCGGAGCAAATGATACTTACTGTAAACGAGGTATTAAGGGAAAACAACATCCCCGAAAAGAATATTAAGTTTGAACTATTCTCTACACCGATAGCTGAAAAGAAAATAGAAGAGAACCTTGACGGACAGACTAAAATTACGGTGTTAGTTGACGATGAAGAAGTTACTTTTGTAATGTCGCAACAAATGACCATTCTTGATGCTGCACTTAAACAGGGTGTAGATGCACCTTACTCATGTCAGGGCGGTATCTGCAGCAGCTGTATGGCCAAGGTATCTAAAGGTACCGCAGAGATGAAAAAGAACGCAATTCTTACCGATGGCGAAATTGCCGAAGGACTGATACTTACCTGCCAGGCGCACCCAACATCTGCAGAAATTTTTGTAGATTTTGATGACGTTTAA
- a CDS encoding heptosyltransferase — translation MPGTKNILVIRLSAMGDVAMTVPLLRALIAKYPDVKVTILSRAFFKPFFDDIERVTFFAADVNGRHKGFLGLLRLFRELKALKVDAVADLHNVLRSKVVAKLFSLMGKPTATTDKARYEKKALTRAVNKVFRQLTPIVERHAKTFEKLGYPIDITSITFPEKQPLTLEVKAISGEKSGKWIGIAPFAQHRGKVYPTDLMQEVIDKLADNTEYTLFLFGGGKEETVQLEKFAQGKNNIVVTAGRLKLDQELNLISNLDLMLSMDSGNAHMAAMLGVKVITFWGATHPYAGFAPFNQPADYAITANREQYPLLPTSIYGNKIVEGYEDAMRTIKPETVVDKISTVLS, via the coding sequence ATGCCAGGAACAAAAAATATACTGGTGATAAGGCTTTCGGCAATGGGAGATGTCGCCATGACAGTTCCATTGCTGAGAGCCTTAATTGCTAAGTACCCGGACGTAAAAGTTACCATTCTTTCCAGAGCCTTTTTTAAGCCTTTTTTTGATGATATTGAGCGTGTAACCTTTTTTGCAGCCGATGTAAATGGAAGGCATAAAGGTTTTTTGGGGTTATTACGTTTATTCAGGGAACTTAAAGCACTAAAAGTTGATGCTGTAGCCGATTTGCATAATGTGTTAAGGTCTAAAGTAGTTGCTAAGCTCTTCTCTCTTATGGGGAAACCTACCGCTACAACAGATAAAGCACGCTATGAGAAAAAAGCGCTTACACGGGCAGTAAACAAGGTTTTCAGGCAGCTTACACCTATCGTGGAAAGGCATGCGAAAACTTTTGAAAAGCTGGGCTATCCTATTGATATAACATCTATAACATTTCCTGAAAAGCAGCCGTTAACCTTAGAAGTAAAAGCTATTTCCGGAGAAAAATCGGGTAAGTGGATTGGTATTGCACCATTTGCTCAACATCGGGGTAAGGTATATCCAACAGATTTAATGCAGGAGGTTATAGATAAACTCGCCGATAACACAGAATATACGTTATTTCTGTTCGGCGGAGGAAAAGAAGAAACTGTACAACTGGAAAAGTTTGCTCAGGGAAAAAACAATATAGTTGTTACCGCGGGAAGATTAAAACTGGATCAGGAGCTTAACCTTATAAGTAATCTTGACCTTATGCTGAGTATGGATAGTGGTAATGCGCACATGGCCGCCATGCTTGGTGTTAAAGTAATTACCTTTTGGGGAGCAACCCATCCGTATGCAGGCTTTGCACCGTTTAATCAGCCGGCAGATTATGCCATTACTGCTAATAGGGAACAATATCCGTTGTTGCCAACATCTATTTACGGCAATAAAATTGTTGAAGGTTATGAAGATGCCATGCGAACGATTAAGCCGGAAACAGTTGTAGATAAGATCAGTACTGTTTTAAGTTAA
- a CDS encoding uracil phosphoribosyltransferase, with product MKAFFEAIGYLFTDILFIPLNFFRSLELENWWLANIITWVFILICIAANIYWLKQLKIFKQNNEDEQDTTAHSFLS from the coding sequence ATGAAAGCATTTTTCGAAGCGATAGGCTACCTGTTTACAGATATCCTTTTCATCCCTCTAAACTTTTTCCGCAGCCTTGAGCTAGAAAACTGGTGGCTGGCAAACATTATAACATGGGTTTTTATCCTTATTTGTATTGCTGCTAATATCTATTGGCTAAAACAGCTTAAAATATTTAAGCAAAACAACGAAGACGAACAGGATACTACGGCTCACTCTTTCTTATCATAA
- a CDS encoding phosphoribosylamine--glycine ligase (catalyzes the formation of N(1)-(5-phospho-D-ribosyl)glycinamide from 5-phospho-D-ribosylamine and glycine in purine biosynthesis), whose protein sequence is MKILLLGSGGREHALAWKMLQSPLCDKLFVAPGNAGTAGIAENVDINPLDFESIKTFVQQENVTMVVVGPEDPLVKGIYDYFKKDDALKHIPVIGPSKVGAQLEGSKEFAKQFLVKNNIPTAAYDSFTKETVEQGCEFLATLKAPYVLKADGLAAGKGVLIIQDLGEAQEELRNMLVGEKFGQASTKVVIEEFLDGIELSCFVLTDGKSYKLLPTAKDYKRIGEGDTGLNTGGMGAVSPVPFADAEFMEKIETRVVKPTIQGLKNDNIDYKGFVFIGLIKVGDDPFVIEYNVRMGDPETEVVIPRLKSDLVALFQAVAKQELDTVELELDERTAATIMVVSGGYPEDYGKGIVITGLENVEGSIAFHAGTKLDNGNVVTSGGRVIAVTSYGNDFTEAIKKSYQNIDKLNFDKMYFRKDIGFDL, encoded by the coding sequence ATGAAAATTTTATTACTTGGATCAGGAGGAAGAGAACATGCACTGGCCTGGAAAATGCTGCAAAGCCCGCTTTGCGATAAACTTTTTGTAGCACCCGGTAATGCCGGTACGGCAGGAATCGCTGAAAATGTAGACATTAACCCGCTGGATTTTGAGTCTATCAAAACTTTTGTACAGCAGGAAAATGTTACTATGGTGGTTGTAGGCCCCGAAGATCCGTTGGTAAAAGGTATTTACGATTATTTTAAAAAAGACGACGCGCTTAAACATATTCCTGTTATAGGGCCGTCTAAAGTTGGAGCACAGCTAGAAGGAAGTAAAGAATTTGCTAAGCAGTTCCTTGTAAAAAACAATATTCCGACTGCGGCTTACGATAGTTTTACAAAAGAAACTGTAGAGCAGGGCTGCGAATTTTTAGCTACGCTTAAAGCACCTTATGTATTAAAGGCAGATGGACTTGCGGCAGGTAAAGGAGTACTTATTATCCAGGATCTTGGAGAGGCGCAGGAAGAGCTTAGAAACATGCTCGTAGGTGAGAAATTTGGCCAGGCGAGCACTAAGGTTGTAATTGAAGAGTTTCTTGATGGTATAGAGCTTAGCTGCTTCGTACTAACCGATGGTAAGAGCTACAAGCTACTTCCTACGGCAAAAGATTACAAAAGAATAGGCGAAGGAGATACAGGTCTTAATACAGGTGGTATGGGCGCCGTTTCACCGGTACCGTTTGCTGATGCCGAATTTATGGAGAAAATAGAGACCCGTGTTGTTAAGCCAACGATACAGGGACTTAAAAATGATAATATTGATTATAAAGGATTTGTATTCATCGGGCTAATAAAAGTAGGTGATGATCCGTTTGTTATTGAATATAACGTGAGAATGGGTGATCCTGAGACCGAAGTAGTTATTCCGAGGCTTAAATCAGACCTTGTAGCATTGTTTCAGGCAGTAGCTAAACAAGAGCTTGATACTGTAGAGCTTGAACTTGATGAGCGTACTGCAGCTACAATCATGGTAGTCTCAGGCGGATATCCTGAAGATTACGGAAAAGGGATTGTAATAACCGGACTTGAAAACGTAGAAGGATCTATTGCATTTCATGCAGGTACAAAACTGGATAACGGAAACGTTGTAACCAGCGGTGGGCGTGTAATAGCAGTAACATCATATGGAAATGACTTTACAGAGGCCATAAAAAAATCTTACCAAAATATAGACAAGCTAAATTTTGATAAGATGTATTTTAGAAAAGATATCGGCTTTGACTTATGA
- a CDS encoding sugar transferase, with amino-acid sequence MLSARGRYSKYLRPISISIDLLVITLLPFFLFKEQGVNYLHFCVYQIVSWSFIAYFSGFYDVYRYTSILKIFSKLITQCVIFLLTVIAFFPFAKETVFNSEAILLYSIVVLCTVTLFKLLLFFYLKKYRIAGSNTRNAIIIGHTQQTVNLKNLFETKAEYGYRFKGFFSDKKQGDLITGRVADIESFALENKIDDIYCSLNEISNLRLRELVAFCDANNKVIKFIPDTKEIFSRNLTVDYYEFFPVLSLRKTPLHEPIATIAKRVFDIVFAFLVILLVLSWLTPIMALLIKLESKGPVFYRQIRAGMNEEQFFCFKFRSMQINNQMDQLAVKNDPRVTKVGKFIRKTSIDELPQFLNVLLGDMSVVGPRPHIYSINHRYSVKIKKYGARHTVKPGITGLAQVRGFRGEITSDEDMINRIKYDVFYIENWSILLDIKIILQTIVGMFGDEKAY; translated from the coding sequence ATTTTATCTGCACGGGGAAGATATTCAAAATATTTAAGGCCAATCAGCATATCCATAGATTTGCTGGTTATTACCTTGCTACCCTTTTTTTTATTTAAGGAACAAGGCGTAAACTATCTTCACTTTTGTGTGTATCAAATAGTTTCATGGTCGTTTATAGCTTATTTTTCAGGATTCTATGATGTTTACAGATATACATCAATCCTAAAGATTTTCTCTAAGTTAATAACACAATGTGTAATTTTCTTATTAACGGTTATAGCGTTCTTTCCTTTTGCAAAAGAGACGGTTTTTAATAGCGAAGCCATACTTTTGTACAGCATTGTTGTATTATGTACCGTTACACTGTTTAAATTGCTGCTGTTTTTTTATCTTAAAAAATACAGAATTGCGGGCAGTAATACCCGCAACGCAATAATTATCGGACATACACAGCAAACAGTTAACCTTAAAAACCTGTTTGAGACCAAAGCAGAATACGGCTATAGGTTTAAAGGTTTTTTTTCGGATAAAAAGCAAGGCGACCTTATAACAGGCAGGGTAGCTGACATTGAAAGTTTTGCACTCGAAAATAAAATAGACGATATTTATTGTTCGCTAAATGAAATAAGCAACTTGAGGTTAAGGGAACTGGTCGCTTTTTGTGATGCTAACAACAAGGTAATTAAATTTATACCGGATACCAAAGAGATTTTTTCCAGAAACCTTACGGTAGACTATTATGAATTTTTTCCGGTATTGTCATTACGCAAAACGCCACTTCATGAACCAATAGCAACTATTGCAAAAAGGGTATTTGATATTGTTTTTGCATTTTTGGTTATACTGCTGGTATTATCATGGCTCACCCCGATTATGGCTTTACTTATTAAGCTGGAATCTAAAGGGCCGGTGTTTTACAGACAGATAAGGGCCGGAATGAATGAAGAGCAGTTTTTTTGCTTTAAATTCAGGTCTATGCAGATTAATAACCAGATGGATCAGCTGGCGGTAAAAAATGACCCCAGGGTTACGAAAGTTGGCAAATTCATAAGGAAAACAAGTATAGACGAACTGCCTCAGTTTTTAAATGTGTTACTGGGCGATATGTCGGTCGTAGGGCCAAGGCCGCACATTTATTCTATAAACCACAGGTATAGTGTTAAAATAAAAAAATACGGAGCAAGGCATACCGTTAAGCCGGGAATAACCGGTTTAGCACAGGTAAGAGGCTTCAGAGGAGAAATTACCAGTGATGAAGACATGATAAACCGCATTAAGTATGATGTGTTTTACATAGAAAACTGGTCTATATTACTCGATATAAAGATAATTTTACAAACAATTGTGGGTATGTTTGGCGATGAAAAAGCCTATTAA
- a CDS encoding NAD-dependent dehydratase: MKRILITGAAGFLGSHLCDRFIKEGYFVIGMDNLITGDLKNIEHLFKLENFEFYHHDVTKFVNIPGQLDYILHFASPASPIDYLKIPIQTLKVGSLGTHNLLGLARVKKARILIASTSEVYGDPLVHPQTEDYYGNVNTIGPRGVYDEAKRFQESITMAYHTFHGVETRIVRIFNTYGPRMRLNDGRVIPAFIGQALRGEDLTIFGDGMQTRSFCYVDDQVEGIFRLLHSDYAYPVNIGNPDEITIKDFAEEIIKLTGTQQKVVYKPLPVNDPLQRQPDTTRAKELLGWEAKVGRAEGMKITYDYFRTLSKEELLKEEHKDFSDFIR; the protein is encoded by the coding sequence ATGAAAAGAATACTAATAACCGGGGCGGCAGGTTTTCTGGGATCGCATCTTTGTGACAGATTTATAAAAGAAGGCTATTTTGTTATAGGTATGGATAACCTTATAACAGGAGACCTTAAAAATATCGAACACCTTTTTAAGCTTGAAAATTTTGAGTTTTACCACCACGATGTAACCAAGTTTGTAAATATACCGGGCCAGCTGGATTATATACTGCACTTTGCATCGCCGGCCAGTCCTATCGACTACCTTAAAATACCTATTCAAACCCTTAAAGTAGGCTCTTTGGGTACGCATAATCTTTTAGGATTAGCCAGGGTTAAAAAAGCCAGGATACTTATAGCATCTACATCTGAAGTATACGGAGACCCTCTCGTACACCCACAAACCGAAGACTATTATGGTAATGTAAACACTATAGGACCCAGGGGAGTGTATGATGAAGCCAAACGTTTCCAGGAATCTATAACAATGGCATATCATACTTTTCATGGCGTAGAAACCAGAATTGTAAGGATATTTAATACCTACGGACCCCGCATGAGGTTAAACGACGGAAGGGTTATACCTGCGTTTATCGGTCAGGCACTAAGAGGTGAAGACCTTACCATTTTTGGTGATGGTATGCAAACCCGCTCTTTTTGTTACGTAGACGATCAGGTAGAAGGTATTTTCAGGCTGTTGCATTCAGATTATGCTTATCCTGTAAATATTGGTAACCCGGACGAGATAACCATTAAAGACTTTGCCGAAGAAATAATTAAACTTACAGGTACACAACAAAAAGTGGTATACAAACCGCTGCCTGTAAACGACCCGTTACAAAGGCAACCCGATACCACAAGGGCAAAAGAACTGCTTGGTTGGGAAGCTAAAGTGGGAAGAGCAGAGGGCATGAAGATAACGTATGATTATTTCAGGACACTATCAAAAGAAGAGCTTTTAAAAGAAGAGCATAAAGATTTTTCAGATTTTATTCGATAA
- a CDS encoding exopolysaccharide biosynthesis protein — MTKIKVAHILHSVGGVDVSLRLILEHIDDEKFESIVIQGTKDNDTPFHDISKNSIRNYRIPIFREISPVQDFKAIRTAYKIVKKEKPHVIHAHSAKGGVIGRVVGMLTKTPSLYTPQAFSYLSTDNPKKRSVYLAIERFFKKGNSRILASSESEKQRALKEVGIPENKVLLYNNSILPINSIQPLSVPKTWPDEYICTVGRPSYQKNTELLVKAVYEIKKQRNVHLVLMGVGYHYSELDTVVKLIEELDLTDNITMLPWTSREDVFNIVKHAQVYVSTSRYEGLPYSVIEAIALAKACVVSDCDGNRDLIIDGYNGFVIKDENPELYSGKIIALLEDDTLREKFSFNAKVFFDENFDVNKNIRKIEDIYTKVKNNQL; from the coding sequence ATGACGAAAATTAAAGTTGCCCATATACTGCATTCTGTAGGTGGTGTGGATGTTTCCCTTAGACTGATTTTAGAACATATTGATGACGAAAAGTTTGAAAGTATTGTTATTCAGGGTACAAAAGATAATGACACCCCTTTTCATGATATAAGCAAAAACTCGATAAGAAACTACAGGATCCCTATATTCAGGGAAATATCTCCTGTACAGGATTTTAAAGCTATTCGTACGGCTTATAAAATCGTGAAAAAAGAGAAACCCCATGTAATTCATGCACATAGTGCAAAGGGCGGCGTTATTGGCAGGGTGGTAGGCATGCTTACTAAAACCCCATCGCTATATACGCCACAGGCGTTTAGTTATCTAAGCACCGACAATCCTAAAAAGAGGAGTGTATACCTTGCAATAGAAAGGTTTTTCAAAAAAGGAAACAGCCGTATACTTGCATCGTCAGAATCAGAGAAACAAAGGGCACTGAAAGAAGTAGGAATTCCTGAAAATAAAGTACTACTGTACAATAACAGCATTTTACCAATAAATAGTATACAGCCGCTATCTGTACCTAAAACATGGCCGGATGAATACATTTGTACTGTTGGAAGGCCATCATATCAAAAAAACACCGAACTGCTGGTAAAAGCAGTTTACGAAATTAAAAAACAGCGTAATGTTCATTTAGTGCTTATGGGCGTTGGATACCATTACAGCGAATTGGACACTGTTGTAAAACTTATCGAAGAGCTTGATCTTACCGATAACATTACCATGCTGCCCTGGACATCGCGCGAGGATGTTTTTAATATCGTTAAGCATGCTCAGGTATATGTCTCAACTTCACGCTACGAAGGGCTTCCTTATAGCGTAATAGAAGCCATTGCTCTTGCAAAAGCTTGCGTGGTTAGCGATTGCGATGGCAACCGCGATCTAATAATCGACGGTTACAACGGATTTGTAATTAAAGATGAAAATCCGGAATTGTACAGTGGTAAAATTATAGCGTTGCTTGAAGATGATACGTTAAGAGAAAAATTCTCGTTTAATGCAAAAGTATTCTTTGATGAGAATTTTGATGTAAATAAAAACATCAGAAAAATTGAAGACATTTATACAAAAGTAAAAAATAACCAACTGTAG